One window of Actinomycetes bacterium genomic DNA carries:
- the prfB gene encoding peptide chain release factor 2: MAVDPQEALKDLESTMASIEAVADLPRLRKELEALNEQAAAPDLWDDQENAQAVTSKLSATQNEIARVEQLRQRLDDLGVLFELAESEDDAATRAEAEAELESLGKAISEMEVRTLLSGEYDARQALVTIRSEAGGVDAADWAEMLFRMYLRWAERHGYATEVYDTSYAEEAGIKSATFAVKAPYAYGTLSVEQGTHRLVRISPFDNQGRRQTSFAGVEVVPVVEQTDHIEIPEDEIRVDVYRSSGPGGQGVNTTDSAVRLTHLPTGIVVSCQNERSQLQNKASAMLVLQAKLLERKRQEEQAKIDALKGDNAGSWGNQMRSYVLHPYQMVKDLRTNHETGNTAAVLDGEIDDFIEAGIRWRKQREQAS; this comes from the coding sequence ATGGCCGTTGATCCGCAGGAAGCGCTGAAGGACCTCGAGTCGACGATGGCGTCGATCGAGGCGGTGGCCGACCTGCCCCGGTTGCGCAAGGAGCTCGAGGCGCTGAACGAGCAGGCGGCCGCCCCCGACCTGTGGGACGACCAGGAGAACGCCCAGGCGGTCACGTCGAAGCTGTCGGCGACCCAGAACGAGATCGCGCGCGTCGAGCAGCTGCGCCAACGCCTCGACGACCTCGGCGTTCTCTTCGAGCTCGCCGAGTCCGAGGACGACGCCGCCACCCGCGCCGAGGCGGAGGCCGAGCTCGAGAGCCTCGGCAAGGCGATCTCGGAGATGGAGGTCCGCACCCTGCTGTCCGGGGAGTACGACGCCCGCCAGGCGCTCGTCACGATCCGGTCCGAGGCCGGCGGCGTCGACGCCGCGGACTGGGCGGAGATGCTGTTCCGGATGTACCTGCGCTGGGCCGAGCGTCATGGCTATGCCACCGAGGTCTACGACACCTCCTACGCCGAGGAGGCCGGCATCAAGTCGGCCACCTTCGCCGTCAAGGCGCCGTACGCCTACGGCACGCTCAGCGTCGAGCAGGGCACCCACCGCCTGGTCCGGATCAGCCCGTTCGACAACCAGGGCCGCCGGCAGACCTCCTTCGCCGGTGTCGAGGTCGTCCCGGTCGTCGAGCAGACCGACCACATCGAGATCCCCGAGGACGAGATCCGCGTCGACGTCTACCGCTCGAGCGGGCCCGGCGGCCAGGGCGTCAACACCACCGACTCGGCCGTACGCCTCACGCACCTGCCCACCGGCATCGTCGTCTCCTGCCAGAACGAGCGCAGCCAGCTGCAGAACAAGGCCAGCGCGATGCTCGTCCTGCAGGCCAAGCTGCTCGAGCGCAAGCGCCAGGAGGAGCAGGCGAAGATCGACGCGCTCAAGGGCGACAACGCCGGCAGCTGGGGCAACCAGATGCGCTCGTACGTGCTCCATCCGTACCAGATGGTCAAGGACCTGCGGACCAACCACGAGACCGGCAACACCGCCGCTGTCCTCGACGGCGAGATCGACGACTTCATCGAGGCCGGGATCCGCTGGCGCAAGCAGCGCGAGCAGGCGAGCTGA
- a CDS encoding fasciclin domain-containing protein, with amino-acid sequence MRLSRRLAGVVAVLAAAASIGVAAAPAQASTLGNRPLAALLPATDKFDNNPNDFDIVTHAVYAVLAAKPNSPVGVLANGNVKLTAFLPNDYAFESLVARLTGKWPTSEQATFNAVAGLGIDTVEQVLLYHVVLGNPIQAWQARRANGAVLTTAQGGTITIKTRGRYDVQFIDADTKQPNPWLVYYDINVGNNQIAHGISQVLLPITL; translated from the coding sequence ATGCGCCTGTCCCGACGTCTGGCCGGCGTGGTCGCGGTCCTTGCGGCCGCGGCCTCGATCGGCGTCGCCGCGGCACCCGCCCAGGCGAGCACGCTCGGTAACCGCCCGCTCGCCGCGCTGCTGCCGGCGACCGACAAGTTCGACAACAACCCCAACGATTTCGACATCGTCACCCACGCGGTGTACGCCGTGCTCGCGGCGAAGCCGAACTCACCCGTCGGCGTCCTGGCCAACGGCAACGTCAAGCTGACCGCGTTCCTGCCCAACGACTACGCCTTCGAGTCCCTCGTCGCCCGGCTCACTGGGAAGTGGCCGACGTCGGAGCAGGCGACGTTCAACGCGGTCGCGGGGCTCGGCATCGACACCGTCGAGCAGGTCCTGCTCTACCACGTCGTCCTCGGCAACCCCATCCAGGCCTGGCAGGCGCGTCGGGCCAACGGCGCCGTCCTGACCACCGCGCAGGGTGGCACCATCACGATCAAGACGCGCGGCCGCTACGACGTGCAGTTCATCGACGCCGACACCAAGCAGCCCAACCCGTGGCTGGTGTACTACGACATCAACGTCGGCAACAACCAGATCGCCCACGGCATCAGCCAGGTGCTGCTGCCGATCACCCTCTAG
- a CDS encoding GNAT family N-acetyltransferase — MVEWTGHVVLATSRLLLRTFRVDDLPTYAALNADPDVTRFLGGPIPAAESDAIAAWANERFAQEGIGLLAVERRADGAFLGMCGVAHEEWYPDDVQLGWRLAREHWGHGYATEAGRAWLTYALSHHPRVLAVTDVENARSRAVAERLGMALLAEEDLLIEGDVVPCATYVAVARRT, encoded by the coding sequence GTGGTCGAGTGGACGGGACACGTGGTGCTCGCGACCTCCCGGCTGCTGCTGCGGACCTTCCGCGTGGACGACCTGCCCACCTACGCCGCCCTGAACGCCGATCCGGACGTGACGCGGTTCCTCGGCGGGCCGATCCCGGCCGCGGAGTCCGACGCCATCGCCGCGTGGGCCAACGAGCGCTTCGCCCAGGAGGGGATCGGCCTGCTCGCCGTCGAGCGCCGCGCGGACGGGGCGTTCCTCGGCATGTGTGGCGTGGCCCACGAGGAGTGGTACCCCGACGACGTCCAGCTCGGGTGGCGCCTGGCGCGCGAGCACTGGGGTCACGGGTACGCCACCGAGGCGGGGCGGGCCTGGCTGACGTACGCGCTGTCGCACCACCCGCGCGTCCTCGCGGTCACCGACGTCGAGAACGCGCGCAGCCGCGCCGTGGCCGAGCGGCTCGGCATGGCCCTGCTGGCCGAGGAGGACTTGCTCATCGAGGGTGACGTCGTGCCGTGCGCCACCTACGTCGCGGTGGCGCGACGGACGTGA
- a CDS encoding pilus assembly protein TadG-related protein: MTRRWVTPRMADDDGSILLLTVGFTALVLALVLVVADASKLFLTRRSLVAAADGAALAGVQNLDRATFYAGKSPDVLPLDASAAAAAVRAYVADLADEYVDLELVDVHVGDGVVTVTLRARSRLPFAAYVGRPDGVVVEATAHATAPYVG; encoded by the coding sequence GTGACGCGGCGGTGGGTGACGCCGCGCATGGCCGACGACGACGGGTCGATCCTGTTGCTCACCGTCGGGTTCACCGCGCTCGTCCTCGCGTTGGTGCTCGTGGTCGCCGACGCATCGAAGCTCTTCCTCACCCGCCGATCCCTGGTCGCGGCCGCCGATGGCGCAGCGCTGGCCGGGGTGCAGAACCTGGACCGGGCGACGTTCTATGCGGGCAAGAGCCCCGACGTACTGCCCCTCGACGCCTCGGCGGCCGCGGCGGCGGTGCGGGCGTACGTCGCCGACCTCGCCGACGAGTACGTCGACCTCGAGCTGGTGGACGTCCACGTCGGCGACGGCGTCGTCACGGTGACGCTGCGGGCGCGCAGCCGCCTGCCGTTCGCGGCGTACGTCGGCCGGCCGGACGGGGTCGTCGTCGAGGCCACGGCGCACGCGACCGCGCCGTACGTCGGGTGA
- a CDS encoding pilus assembly protein, whose amino-acid sequence MRGERGSATIEFTFLSVLLLVPLVYVVLSVSQVQRNAYAAAEAARDAGRAYVRADSAQEGERAAYAAARLAFRDQGLELPADAVAISCSADPCLTPGSRVVVSIRVRAVLPGVPALARSAASVAVSARHVEVVDAYREAPS is encoded by the coding sequence ATGAGGGGCGAGCGGGGGAGCGCGACGATCGAGTTCACCTTCCTGTCGGTCCTGCTGCTGGTCCCGTTGGTCTACGTCGTGCTCTCGGTCTCGCAGGTCCAGCGCAACGCCTACGCCGCCGCGGAGGCGGCCCGCGACGCCGGGCGGGCGTACGTGCGCGCGGACTCGGCGCAGGAGGGCGAGCGAGCGGCGTACGCCGCCGCGCGGCTGGCCTTCCGCGACCAAGGGCTGGAGCTGCCCGCGGACGCCGTGGCCATCAGCTGCTCCGCCGACCCGTGCCTGACCCCGGGGTCGCGGGTCGTCGTCTCGATCCGCGTCCGTGCGGTGCTGCCCGGGGTGCCGGCGCTCGCCCGTTCGGCGGCCTCGGTCGCGGTGAGCGCGAGGCACGTCGAGGTCGTGGACGCCTATCGGGAGGCGCCCTCGTGA
- a CDS encoding TadE/TadG family type IV pilus assembly protein, which yields MAPASRAGRDLRQDRGSAVVDFVLVSALLVVLVLAVAQLALAMHVRNTLIAAASEGARYGADADRTPADGAERTRDLIASSLSSRFNGDVSADYDEVDGVPVVTVTVRTRLPLVGWLGPPRGLVVTGHAYAEATS from the coding sequence GTGGCGCCCGCATCCCGTGCGGGACGCGACCTCCGGCAGGACCGCGGCAGTGCCGTCGTCGACTTCGTGCTTGTCTCGGCGCTGCTCGTGGTGCTCGTGCTGGCCGTGGCGCAGCTCGCGCTGGCGATGCACGTACGCAACACCCTCATCGCCGCGGCGAGCGAGGGAGCGCGGTACGGCGCCGACGCGGACCGCACCCCCGCGGACGGCGCCGAACGGACCCGGGACCTGATCGCGTCGAGCCTGTCCTCGCGGTTCAACGGAGACGTCTCGGCCGACTACGACGAGGTGGACGGCGTGCCGGTCGTCACCGTGACTGTGCGCACCCGGCTCCCCCTCGTGGGCTGGCTCGGCCCGCCGCGGGGCCTCGTCGTGACCGGGCACGCCTACGCGGAGGCGACGTCATGA
- a CDS encoding type II secretion system F family protein, which translates to MSLATTGALLGLTAGTGAAVAASRLPYLRRPTLEDRVAPYVREFARPSRLLVASRARTPFPTLERLLAPFVTDGARRLDRWLGGSASVRRRLDQLGGGTSLEEFRTEQLLWGACGLLGGFGLGLVLDLRSGANPLALLVLASALAAGGVLMRDQRLAREVRDREQRMLLEFPTVAELLALAVAAGEGAVGALERVAARSSGTLAEELGRALSDTRAGAPLVAALERLAERTSLPDLRRFVDGIVIAVERGTPLADVLRAQAVDVREAGRRRLIESGGRREIAMMVPVVFLLLPLTVVFALFPGFYGLSLGST; encoded by the coding sequence ATGAGCCTGGCGACGACCGGCGCGCTGCTGGGGCTCACCGCGGGCACGGGGGCCGCGGTTGCGGCCTCCCGGCTGCCGTACCTGCGCAGGCCGACACTCGAGGATCGCGTCGCCCCCTACGTGCGTGAGTTCGCGCGGCCGTCGCGGCTGCTGGTCGCCAGCCGTGCCCGAACGCCGTTCCCGACGCTGGAGCGCCTGCTGGCGCCGTTCGTCACCGACGGCGCGCGGCGCCTCGACCGATGGCTGGGCGGGAGCGCTTCGGTCCGGCGACGGCTGGACCAGCTCGGCGGCGGCACCAGCCTCGAGGAGTTCCGGACTGAGCAGCTGCTGTGGGGAGCTTGCGGTCTCCTCGGTGGGTTCGGCCTCGGCCTGGTTCTCGACCTGCGATCCGGCGCCAACCCGTTGGCCCTGCTCGTGCTGGCGTCGGCGCTCGCGGCGGGCGGGGTGCTCATGCGCGACCAGCGCCTCGCCCGCGAGGTGCGCGACCGTGAGCAGCGGATGCTCCTGGAGTTCCCCACCGTCGCCGAGCTGCTCGCTCTCGCGGTCGCGGCGGGCGAGGGTGCGGTCGGTGCGCTGGAGCGGGTGGCCGCCCGCAGCAGCGGGACCCTGGCCGAGGAGCTCGGCCGGGCACTGTCGGACACCCGCGCCGGTGCGCCCCTCGTCGCCGCGCTGGAGCGGTTGGCGGAACGTACGTCGCTACCCGATCTGCGCCGCTTCGTCGACGGGATCGTCATCGCGGTGGAGCGAGGGACCCCGCTTGCCGACGTCCTGCGCGCCCAGGCGGTCGACGTTCGCGAGGCGGGACGGCGACGGCTGATCGAGTCCGGAGGACGCCGCGAGATCGCGATGATGGTCCCCGTCGTGTTCCTCCTCCTCCCGCTCACCGTCGTGTTCGCCCTCTTCCCCGGCTTCTACGGACTCTCGCTCGGCAGCACGTGA
- a CDS encoding type II secretion system F family protein has product MGALVGLTFGLGVVLLLSAMTGPPAHRPPSRRRRLEERIAQAGLDGVSPARLVGTCIAVGSVALLLSLAVTRSATISTCFAAFAAYAPLAVLGWRRRQRQDELRSAWPDAVDNLASGVRAGLSLPEALAQLGIRGPLPLRPAFGRFAEDYRATGRFGESLDRLKASLADPVGDRVVESLRLAREVGGSDLGRLLRTLSTFLREDARTRSELEARQSWTVNAARLAVAAPWILLGLLSLRPEAVRAYDSPEGLLLLAFGAGVCVVAYRLMLRIGRLPTEERVLR; this is encoded by the coding sequence GTGGGCGCGCTGGTCGGGCTGACGTTCGGGCTCGGCGTCGTCCTGCTCCTGTCGGCGATGACCGGTCCACCGGCGCATCGACCGCCATCGAGACGGCGCCGGCTGGAGGAGCGCATCGCCCAGGCCGGACTCGACGGCGTCAGCCCGGCCCGGCTGGTCGGCACCTGCATCGCCGTCGGATCGGTCGCCCTGCTGCTCTCGCTGGCCGTGACCCGCTCGGCGACGATCAGCACCTGCTTCGCCGCCTTCGCGGCGTACGCGCCCCTCGCCGTCCTCGGCTGGCGGCGCCGGCAGCGTCAGGACGAGCTGCGCTCGGCGTGGCCGGATGCCGTCGACAACCTCGCGAGCGGGGTACGGGCTGGCCTGTCGCTTCCGGAGGCGTTGGCGCAGCTGGGGATTCGCGGTCCGCTGCCGTTGCGTCCCGCCTTCGGCCGTTTCGCCGAGGACTATCGGGCCACCGGTCGCTTCGGGGAGTCGCTGGACCGGCTCAAGGCATCGTTGGCCGATCCCGTCGGCGACCGGGTCGTGGAGTCCCTGCGTCTCGCGCGCGAGGTCGGGGGTTCCGACCTCGGGCGGCTGCTCCGGACCCTGTCGACGTTCCTGCGCGAGGACGCCCGGACCCGCTCCGAGCTGGAAGCCCGCCAGTCCTGGACGGTCAACGCGGCCCGGCTGGCCGTGGCCGCGCCGTGGATCCTGCTCGGGCTGCTGTCCCTGCGACCCGAGGCGGTCCGCGCCTACGACAGCCCGGAAGGTCTGCTGCTGCTGGCCTTCGGGGCCGGTGTGTGCGTGGTGGCGTACCGGCTCATGCTGCGTATCGGTCGGCTGCCCACCGAGGAACGGGTCCTGCGATGA
- a CDS encoding ATPase, T2SS/T4P/T4SS family has protein sequence MDAVLHAGVDDVVSDDAVGQVEDEVRELVRRRGLDPAVDPAAVRRLIEEVLADYDERTLTGSLVPLPDLDGTARWVFDAVAGFGPLQAYLDDPTVEEIWINEPGRVFVAREGRSELTTTLLGDAQVHDLVERMLRSTNRRIDLSEPFVDATLPDGSRIHVVIPDVTRRHWSVNIRKFVVRAAHLDELVRLGTLTPAAAGFLDAAVVSGLNLVVAGGTQAGKTTLLNCLLASVPAHERVITCEEVFELKAPLADWVAMQTRQPSLEGTGEIRLRRLVKEALRMRPSRIVVGEVRQEECLDLLIALNSGVPGMASVHANSAREAVTKLCTLPLLAGENVGHAFVVPTVATSVDVVVHIATENDGRRRVREIVAVPGRVEGDVVEVEDLFVTREGRLSRAEGWPPHPDRFARNGFDLTDLLRRD, from the coding sequence GTGGACGCGGTCCTGCACGCAGGTGTCGACGACGTCGTAAGCGATGACGCGGTCGGACAGGTCGAGGACGAGGTCCGGGAGCTGGTCCGCCGACGGGGCCTGGACCCCGCGGTCGACCCGGCTGCGGTCCGGCGCCTGATCGAGGAGGTGCTGGCCGACTACGACGAGCGCACCCTGACGGGTTCGCTGGTCCCGCTGCCCGACCTCGACGGCACAGCCCGGTGGGTCTTCGACGCCGTCGCCGGCTTCGGCCCTCTGCAGGCCTACCTCGACGACCCCACCGTCGAGGAGATCTGGATCAACGAGCCGGGCCGGGTCTTCGTGGCGCGTGAGGGCCGCAGCGAGCTCACGACGACCCTCCTCGGAGACGCCCAGGTACATGACCTGGTCGAGCGGATGCTGCGCAGCACGAACCGCCGCATCGACCTGTCGGAGCCCTTCGTCGACGCCACCCTCCCCGACGGCTCCCGCATCCACGTCGTCATCCCCGACGTCACCCGGCGCCACTGGTCGGTCAACATCCGCAAGTTCGTGGTGCGCGCCGCGCATCTCGACGAGCTGGTGCGGCTGGGGACGCTCACTCCTGCCGCGGCCGGGTTCCTCGACGCCGCCGTGGTGTCGGGGCTCAACCTGGTGGTCGCGGGAGGCACCCAGGCCGGCAAGACCACGCTGCTCAACTGTCTGCTGGCATCGGTCCCGGCCCACGAGCGGGTCATCACGTGCGAGGAGGTCTTCGAGCTCAAGGCGCCCCTGGCGGACTGGGTCGCCATGCAGACCCGCCAACCCAGCCTCGAGGGCACCGGCGAGATCAGGCTGCGCCGTCTCGTCAAGGAGGCCCTGCGCATGCGGCCGAGTCGCATCGTCGTCGGCGAGGTGCGGCAGGAGGAGTGCCTCGACCTGCTCATCGCCCTGAACAGCGGTGTGCCAGGGATGGCGAGCGTGCACGCCAACAGCGCCCGCGAGGCCGTGACGAAGCTGTGCACGCTCCCCCTACTGGCCGGGGAGAACGTGGGGCACGCGTTCGTGGTCCCGACGGTGGCGACCAGCGTCGACGTCGTCGTGCACATCGCCACCGAGAACGACGGCCGCCGACGCGTCCGCGAGATCGTCGCTGTCCCAGGCCGCGTCGAGGGCGACGTCGTCGAGGTCGAGGACCTGTTCGTCACGCGAGAGGGCCGGCTCAGCCGCGCCGAGGGCTGGCCACCCCATCCCGACCGCTTCGCACGCAACGGGTTCGACCTCACCGACCTGTTGCGGCGGGACTGA
- a CDS encoding TrkA C-terminal domain-containing protein, translated as MNVSDLLHGYADLAAKNPLLLLFTLIAVGSAIGALRWRGFSLGPAAVLFVALAFSAYDERLALPLVVGQLGLALFAYTIGVAAGPSFFTTVRSGGRAVLVAVAVLVGAALVTLGVGSLLGLRGPLLSGVYAGSLTNTPALAASLEQLKSSAPTVGYSVTYLFGVIGMLIAGAISLRTHVPGKAVVAAEGGAGEAGAGDEVPHLEQRTLRVDVEGLPSLGELEERYEHRVVFSRVMHGDVPGHPGTVDVASSEASPVVGDILTAVGDARVVDQVVQDLGHPSSVPLVLDRSQLDFRRITVSNRQVAGRSLGDLRLTRRFGATATRVRRGDVDLLATDDLVLQLGDRVRVVARREQMERVATLLGDSERGASDLNPVGFALGLTLGLLVGLLEVPKPGGGTFALGVAGGPLLVGLFLGRLQRTGRVLWTIPYQASTAVNQLGMLLFLAYAGSNAGHALSKALASNQGIRLFAVGFVVTGLSAVALLVAGPRLARATGAQLAGQVAGFDTQPAVLAYVSERSNADPRINLGYALIYPVAMIVKVILAPLLGTI; from the coding sequence GTGAACGTCTCCGACCTGCTCCACGGTTACGCTGACCTCGCGGCGAAGAACCCCCTGCTGCTGCTGTTCACCCTCATCGCCGTCGGCAGTGCCATCGGCGCCCTGCGCTGGCGGGGCTTCTCGCTGGGGCCGGCCGCGGTGCTGTTCGTCGCCCTGGCGTTCTCTGCGTACGACGAGCGGCTGGCGCTCCCGCTCGTGGTCGGCCAGCTCGGCCTGGCGCTGTTCGCCTACACGATCGGCGTCGCGGCAGGGCCATCGTTCTTCACGACCGTGCGCAGCGGTGGCCGAGCGGTGCTGGTGGCGGTGGCGGTGCTGGTCGGTGCCGCCCTGGTGACCCTCGGCGTGGGGTCGCTGCTCGGCCTGCGCGGTCCGCTGCTCTCGGGCGTGTACGCCGGCTCGCTGACCAACACGCCGGCCCTCGCAGCCAGCCTCGAGCAGCTGAAGTCGTCGGCGCCTACCGTCGGCTACTCCGTGACGTATCTGTTCGGCGTGATCGGGATGCTCATCGCAGGGGCGATCAGCCTGCGCACGCACGTACCGGGCAAGGCCGTCGTCGCCGCCGAGGGCGGGGCGGGCGAGGCGGGGGCAGGGGACGAGGTCCCGCACCTCGAGCAACGGACGCTGCGGGTCGACGTCGAGGGCCTCCCCTCGCTCGGGGAGCTCGAGGAACGCTACGAGCACCGCGTCGTCTTCTCCCGCGTCATGCACGGCGACGTGCCCGGTCACCCGGGCACCGTCGACGTCGCTTCCAGCGAGGCGTCGCCGGTCGTCGGCGACATCCTGACCGCGGTCGGCGACGCCCGGGTCGTCGACCAGGTCGTCCAGGACCTCGGGCACCCCTCGAGCGTGCCGCTGGTGCTCGACCGCTCCCAGCTGGACTTCCGCCGGATCACCGTCTCGAACCGACAGGTGGCGGGACGCAGCCTCGGGGACCTGCGGCTGACGCGCCGCTTCGGCGCGACCGCCACGCGGGTGCGTCGCGGCGACGTCGACCTCCTCGCCACCGACGACCTGGTGCTCCAGCTCGGGGACCGCGTCCGCGTGGTCGCCCGCCGGGAGCAGATGGAGCGGGTCGCCACCCTCCTCGGCGACTCCGAGCGAGGGGCGTCGGACCTGAACCCGGTCGGGTTCGCCCTCGGCCTCACCCTCGGTCTGCTGGTAGGCCTGCTCGAGGTGCCCAAGCCCGGGGGCGGGACCTTCGCGCTCGGGGTGGCCGGCGGCCCGCTCCTGGTGGGCCTGTTCCTGGGTCGGCTCCAGCGCACCGGCCGGGTGCTGTGGACGATCCCGTACCAGGCCTCCACGGCGGTCAACCAGCTCGGCATGCTGCTGTTCCTCGCCTATGCCGGGTCGAACGCGGGGCACGCCCTGTCGAAGGCGCTCGCGAGCAACCAGGGGATCCGCCTGTTCGCGGTGGGATTCGTCGTCACCGGTCTGTCCGCCGTGGCACTGCTGGTGGCCGGCCCCCGGCTGGCCCGTGCCACAGGGGCGCAGCTGGCTGGCCAGGTCGCCGGCTTCGACACCCAGCCCGCCGTCCTCGCCTACGTCAGCGAGCGCTCCAACGCCGACCCGCGCATCAACCTCGGGTACGCCCTCATCTACCCGGTGGCGATGATCGTGAAGGTCATCCTCGCGCCCCTGCTGGGCACGATCTGA
- a CDS encoding TIGR03086 family metal-binding protein, which yields MDAISLIPASAYAVSDRVHQIKDDQWDEDTPCEEWTVRDLVNHLVYEQLWAPHLLRGETIQQVGDRYEGDVLGDDPVGAWDNAMDDALAAWAEVDAEQTVHLSFGDFPASAYADQVLCDLVVHGWDLSRGADLDDDMDPDGVAHSLAFAEANAETLTGSGMFGTPQKPRSDAAQDRLLALLGRRA from the coding sequence ATGGACGCCATCTCGCTGATCCCCGCGTCGGCGTACGCCGTCTCCGACCGGGTCCACCAGATCAAGGACGACCAGTGGGACGAGGACACCCCCTGCGAGGAGTGGACGGTGCGCGACCTGGTCAACCACCTCGTCTACGAGCAGCTGTGGGCGCCGCACCTGCTGCGGGGCGAGACCATCCAACAGGTCGGCGACCGCTACGAGGGGGACGTGCTCGGCGACGACCCCGTCGGTGCGTGGGACAACGCGATGGATGACGCGCTCGCCGCGTGGGCGGAGGTGGACGCCGAGCAGACCGTCCACCTCTCCTTCGGCGACTTCCCCGCCAGCGCGTACGCCGACCAGGTCCTGTGCGACCTCGTCGTCCACGGCTGGGACCTGTCCCGTGGAGCTGACCTCGACGACGACATGGATCCTGACGGCGTGGCGCACTCCCTCGCGTTCGCCGAGGCGAACGCCGAGACGCTCACCGGCTCCGGGATGTTCGGGACCCCGCAGAAGCCGAGGTCGGACGCCGCGCAGGACCGGCTGCTCGCGCTGCTCGGCCGCCGAGCCTGA